The following are encoded in a window of Bombus vancouverensis nearcticus unplaced genomic scaffold, iyBomVanc1_principal scaffold0062, whole genome shotgun sequence genomic DNA:
- the LOC117161838 gene encoding uncharacterized protein LOC117161838 isoform X4 — protein sequence MKKTVVLPSAIFVHYQNAVFAGVDLTCYFSFHHRFSKLPTSLVLESPCPDTSGYCWSLLNFFSDPHLIASDLITTKKMYCWRFFLKVIIIAVSVPPVPLYAFSLKNDATNSSCVDFHGETIRHALTLEDGLSVCSYCICYNSRPAWCTSIVCHPPEDLPCCYAA from the exons atgaaaaaaacggtcgttcttccttctgccattttcgtccattaccaaaatg cagttttcgccggagttgacctgacgtgctacttcagtttccatcatcgcttctcgaaacttccaacgtccttggtgttggagtctccttgcccag atacttctggctattGCTGGTCACTGCTAAATTTCTTTTCTGATCCGCATCTGATCGCATCTGATCTGATTACAACTAAGAAGATGTATTGTTGGAGATTTTTTTTGAAAGTAATCATAATTGCGGTCTCCGTACCGCCTGTCCCTCTTTACGCTTTTTCGTTAAAGaatg ATGCTACAAACAGCAGCTGTGTTGACTTTCATGGAGAAACCATTCGACATGCTCTTACGCTTGAGGACGGACTTTCGGTTTGCAGTTACTGCATCTGCTATAATTCGAGGCCGGCCTGGTGCACGTCGATCGTATGCCACCCGCCCGAA gatcttccttgttgttacgccgcctaa
- the LOC117161838 gene encoding uncharacterized protein LOC117161838 isoform X1: MKKTVVLPSAIFVHYQNAVFAGVDLTCYFSFHHRFSKLPTSLVLESPCPDTSGYCWSLLNFFSDPHLIASDLITTKKMYCWRFFLKVIIIAVSVPPVPLYAFSLKNDATNSSCVDFHGETIRHALTLEDGLSVCSYCICYNSRPAWCTSIVCHPPEPCWKFRFGKRCCEFECLDHVKNITGTGEIYVLEDKIFSSSSTHEQTLLWAMSSMVLLRLF, from the exons atgaaaaaaacggtcgttcttccttctgccattttcgtccattaccaaaatg cagttttcgccggagttgacctgacgtgctacttcagtttccatcatcgcttctcgaaacttccaacgtccttggtgttggagtctccttgcccag atacttctggctattGCTGGTCACTGCTAAATTTCTTTTCTGATCCGCATCTGATCGCATCTGATCTGATTACAACTAAGAAGATGTATTGTTGGAGATTTTTTTTGAAAGTAATCATAATTGCGGTCTCCGTACCGCCTGTCCCTCTTTACGCTTTTTCGTTAAAGaatg ATGCTACAAACAGCAGCTGTGTTGACTTTCATGGAGAAACCATTCGACATGCTCTTACGCTTGAGGACGGACTTTCGGTTTGCAGTTACTGCATCTGCTATAATTCGAGGCCGGCCTGGTGCACGTCGATCGTATGCCACCCGCCCGAA CCATGCTGGAAATTTCgctttggaaaacgatgttgTGAGTTTGAATGCTTGGACCAcgtaaaaaacattaccggaaccggtgaaatttatgtccttgaggataAGATATtctccagctcctcgactcatGAACAAACTCTACTCTGGgcgatgagctcaatggtgctgttgcggctattctaa
- the LOC117161838 gene encoding uncharacterized protein LOC117161838 isoform X2, with protein sequence MKKTVVLPSAIFVHYQNVFAGVDLTCYFSFHHRFSKLPTSLVLESPCPDTSGYCWSLLNFFSDPHLIASDLITTKKMYCWRFFLKVIIIAVSVPPVPLYAFSLKNDATNSSCVDFHGETIRHALTLEDGLSVCSYCICYNSRPAWCTSIVCHPPEPCWKFRFGKRCCEFECLDHVKNITGTGEIYVLEDKIFSSSSTHEQTLLWAMSSMVLLRLF encoded by the exons atgaaaaaaacggtcgttcttccttctgccattttcgtccattaccaaaatg ttttcgccggagttgacctgacgtgctacttcagtttccatcatcgcttctcgaaacttccaacgtccttggtgttggagtctccttgcccag atacttctggctattGCTGGTCACTGCTAAATTTCTTTTCTGATCCGCATCTGATCGCATCTGATCTGATTACAACTAAGAAGATGTATTGTTGGAGATTTTTTTTGAAAGTAATCATAATTGCGGTCTCCGTACCGCCTGTCCCTCTTTACGCTTTTTCGTTAAAGaatg ATGCTACAAACAGCAGCTGTGTTGACTTTCATGGAGAAACCATTCGACATGCTCTTACGCTTGAGGACGGACTTTCGGTTTGCAGTTACTGCATCTGCTATAATTCGAGGCCGGCCTGGTGCACGTCGATCGTATGCCACCCGCCCGAA CCATGCTGGAAATTTCgctttggaaaacgatgttgTGAGTTTGAATGCTTGGACCAcgtaaaaaacattaccggaaccggtgaaatttatgtccttgaggataAGATATtctccagctcctcgactcatGAACAAACTCTACTCTGGgcgatgagctcaatggtgctgttgcggctattctaa
- the LOC117161838 gene encoding uncharacterized protein LOC117161838 isoform X3, with protein MKKTVVLPSAIFVHYQNAVFAGVDLTCYFSFHHRFSKLPTSLVLESPCPDTSGYCWSLLNFFSDPHLIASDLITTKKMYCWRFFLKVIIIAVSVPPVPLYAFSLKNDATNSSCVDFHGETIRHALTLEDGLSVCSYCICYNSRPAWCTSIVCHPPEVNYLRLELKERERWRRSCL; from the exons atgaaaaaaacggtcgttcttccttctgccattttcgtccattaccaaaatg cagttttcgccggagttgacctgacgtgctacttcagtttccatcatcgcttctcgaaacttccaacgtccttggtgttggagtctccttgcccag atacttctggctattGCTGGTCACTGCTAAATTTCTTTTCTGATCCGCATCTGATCGCATCTGATCTGATTACAACTAAGAAGATGTATTGTTGGAGATTTTTTTTGAAAGTAATCATAATTGCGGTCTCCGTACCGCCTGTCCCTCTTTACGCTTTTTCGTTAAAGaatg ATGCTACAAACAGCAGCTGTGTTGACTTTCATGGAGAAACCATTCGACATGCTCTTACGCTTGAGGACGGACTTTCGGTTTGCAGTTACTGCATCTGCTATAATTCGAGGCCGGCCTGGTGCACGTCGATCGTATGCCACCCGCCCGAA GTCAATTACTTGAGGTTGGaactgaaagaaagagaaagatggaggaggtcttgcctttga
- the LOC117163877 gene encoding uncharacterized protein LOC117163877 produces MNGDLSMQGSMNKIFYNLRKKEESRISERHRNILYLVCDYLEHNGYIDISDVLFREARLSPEHRVCDNIDLEIIVAEYENYYKMKFQKYPILCKKITGREMTREVTNASKTVCRSIETKAKSVSKEARSEPVKETNLQQKITDDNTNHINLAMTVKSLFPNESDGRSSEELFNVPKEQSMQLKILKCIEKLY; encoded by the exons atgaacggtgatttatcgatgcaaggtagtatgaataagatattttataatctgcgaaaaaag gaggagagtcgtatttcggaacgtcatcggaacatattataccttgtatgtgattatttggaacacaatgg gtatatagacattagcgatgtattattccgggaagctcgtctatctccagaacatcgggtctgcgacaacatcgatttggaaattatcgttgcagagtatgaaaattattacaagatgaaatttcaaaaatatcccatattgtgtaagaaaataactggaagggaaatgacgagggaagtgacaaatgcaagcaaaac tgtttgtagaagtattgagacaaaagccaaatctgttagtaaagaagcgagaagtgagcctgtgaaagagacaaatctacagcagaagataactgatgacaatacgaatcatattaatctcgcaatGACAGTGAAGTCACTATtccccaatgagagtgatggacgttcatcagaagagctatttaacgtcccaaaggaacaatccatgcaattgaagatattgaaatgcattgaaaagctttattAA
- the LOC117161842 gene encoding survival motor neuron protein-like isoform X2 → MADDMNVLFIRGNGNVCMDTDTANDNVWDDSALIEAYDKAINLAKEEVIKRMGMDVGNSQPKENLQNLKQPKHASKLHKKWIIGAPCRAIYSEDGEIYEAIISKIYENNGTCVVKFVGYGNTEKVELSSLLESEGLQSQIAQQKKALEEKFNEENDETCETNFSTNVNSKKYNVEKMDCDSEEANAYKHRFIPGPSFNSMTDIMPPAPPLPPQLMTKLPDNDTDALSSMLMSWYISGFHTGYYHGLKQARNNQENRKNC, encoded by the exons atggcagatgatatgaatgttctttttatacgaggaaatggaaacgtatgtatg gatacagacacagccaatgataatgtttgggacgatagtgcattaatagaagcatatgataaagcaataaatttagcaaaagaagaagttatcaagcgaatgggaatggatgttggaaattctcaaccgaaagaaaacctacaaaatcttaagcagcctaaacacgcaagtaaattacacaag aaatggatcataggagcaccttgtcgtgcaatatactcagaggatggagaaatttatgaagctataatatcaaaaatttacgaaaacaatggcacgtgtgttgtaaaatttgtag gctatggtaatacagagaaagtcgagttgagttctcttttagaatcagaaggtttgcaaagtcaaatagcacaacaaaagaaagctttggaagagaaattcaatgaagagaacgacgagacttgtgagactaatttttctacaaatgtaaattcgaaaaaatataatgtagaaaaaatggattgtgactctgaagaagcaaatgcgtataaacatcgcttcataccgggaccatctttcaattcgatgactgatataatgccacctgcacctcctttaccaccacaattaatgaccaa attaccagataatgatacagacgcactttcaagtatgttgatgtcatggtatattagtggttttcacacag gttattatcatggtttgaaacaagcaagaaacaatcaagagaacaggaagaactgttga
- the LOC117161842 gene encoding survival motor neuron protein-like isoform X5, which yields MYGNGNDTDTANDNVWDDSALIEAYDKAINLAKEEVIKRMGMDVGNSQPKENLQNLKQPKHASKLHKKWIIGAPCRAIYSEDGEIYEAIISKIYENNGTCVVKFVGYGNTEKVELSSLLESEGLQSQIAQQKKALEEKFNEENDETCETNFSTNVNSKKYNVEKMDCDSEEANAYKHRFIPGPSFNSMTDIMPPAPPLPPQLMTKLPDNDTDALSSMLMSWYISGFHTGYYHGLKQARNNQENRKNC from the exons atgtatggtaatggaaac gatacagacacagccaatgataatgtttgggacgatagtgcattaatagaagcatatgataaagcaataaatttagcaaaagaagaagttatcaagcgaatgggaatggatgttggaaattctcaaccgaaagaaaacctacaaaatcttaagcagcctaaacacgcaagtaaattacacaag aaatggatcataggagcaccttgtcgtgcaatatactcagaggatggagaaatttatgaagctataatatcaaaaatttacgaaaacaatggcacgtgtgttgtaaaatttgtag gctatggtaatacagagaaagtcgagttgagttctcttttagaatcagaaggtttgcaaagtcaaatagcacaacaaaagaaagctttggaagagaaattcaatgaagagaacgacgagacttgtgagactaatttttctacaaatgtaaattcgaaaaaatataatgtagaaaaaatggattgtgactctgaagaagcaaatgcgtataaacatcgcttcataccgggaccatctttcaattcgatgactgatataatgccacctgcacctcctttaccaccacaattaatgaccaa attaccagataatgatacagacgcactttcaagtatgttgatgtcatggtatattagtggttttcacacag gttattatcatggtttgaaacaagcaagaaacaatcaagagaacaggaagaactgttga
- the LOC117161842 gene encoding survival motor neuron protein-like isoform X1 encodes MLYSYKEKNFLDIIISIIILTPILYWKDTDTANDNVWDDSALIEAYDKAINLAKEEVIKRMGMDVGNSQPKENLQNLKQPKHASKLHKKWIIGAPCRAIYSEDGEIYEAIISKIYENNGTCVVKFVGYGNTEKVELSSLLESEGLQSQIAQQKKALEEKFNEENDETCETNFSTNVNSKKYNVEKMDCDSEEANAYKHRFIPGPSFNSMTDIMPPAPPLPPQLMTKLPDNDTDALSSMLMSWYISGFHTGYYHGLKQARNNQENRKNC; translated from the exons atgttatactcctacaaagagaaaaatttcttagacattattattagcattattattttgacaccaattttatattggaag gatacagacacagccaatgataatgtttgggacgatagtgcattaatagaagcatatgataaagcaataaatttagcaaaagaagaagttatcaagcgaatgggaatggatgttggaaattctcaaccgaaagaaaacctacaaaatcttaagcagcctaaacacgcaagtaaattacacaag aaatggatcataggagcaccttgtcgtgcaatatactcagaggatggagaaatttatgaagctataatatcaaaaatttacgaaaacaatggcacgtgtgttgtaaaatttgtag gctatggtaatacagagaaagtcgagttgagttctcttttagaatcagaaggtttgcaaagtcaaatagcacaacaaaagaaagctttggaagagaaattcaatgaagagaacgacgagacttgtgagactaatttttctacaaatgtaaattcgaaaaaatataatgtagaaaaaatggattgtgactctgaagaagcaaatgcgtataaacatcgcttcataccgggaccatctttcaattcgatgactgatataatgccacctgcacctcctttaccaccacaattaatgaccaa attaccagataatgatacagacgcactttcaagtatgttgatgtcatggtatattagtggttttcacacag gttattatcatggtttgaaacaagcaagaaacaatcaagagaacaggaagaactgttga
- the LOC117161842 gene encoding survival motor neuron protein-like isoform X3 — MADDMNVLFIRGNGNDTDTANDNVWDDSALIEAYDKAINLAKEEVIKRMGMDVGNSQPKENLQNLKQPKHASKLHKKWIIGAPCRAIYSEDGEIYEAIISKIYENNGTCVVKFVGYGNTEKVELSSLLESEGLQSQIAQQKKALEEKFNEENDETCETNFSTNVNSKKYNVEKMDCDSEEANAYKHRFIPGPSFNSMTDIMPPAPPLPPQLMTKLPDNDTDALSSMLMSWYISGFHTGYYHGLKQARNNQENRKNC; from the exons atggcagatgatatgaatgttctttttatacgaggaaatggaaac gatacagacacagccaatgataatgtttgggacgatagtgcattaatagaagcatatgataaagcaataaatttagcaaaagaagaagttatcaagcgaatgggaatggatgttggaaattctcaaccgaaagaaaacctacaaaatcttaagcagcctaaacacgcaagtaaattacacaag aaatggatcataggagcaccttgtcgtgcaatatactcagaggatggagaaatttatgaagctataatatcaaaaatttacgaaaacaatggcacgtgtgttgtaaaatttgtag gctatggtaatacagagaaagtcgagttgagttctcttttagaatcagaaggtttgcaaagtcaaatagcacaacaaaagaaagctttggaagagaaattcaatgaagagaacgacgagacttgtgagactaatttttctacaaatgtaaattcgaaaaaatataatgtagaaaaaatggattgtgactctgaagaagcaaatgcgtataaacatcgcttcataccgggaccatctttcaattcgatgactgatataatgccacctgcacctcctttaccaccacaattaatgaccaa attaccagataatgatacagacgcactttcaagtatgttgatgtcatggtatattagtggttttcacacag gttattatcatggtttgaaacaagcaagaaacaatcaagagaacaggaagaactgttga
- the LOC117161842 gene encoding survival motor neuron protein-like isoform X4 produces MIQDQQNDQYDTDTANDNVWDDSALIEAYDKAINLAKEEVIKRMGMDVGNSQPKENLQNLKQPKHASKLHKKWIIGAPCRAIYSEDGEIYEAIISKIYENNGTCVVKFVGYGNTEKVELSSLLESEGLQSQIAQQKKALEEKFNEENDETCETNFSTNVNSKKYNVEKMDCDSEEANAYKHRFIPGPSFNSMTDIMPPAPPLPPQLMTKLPDNDTDALSSMLMSWYISGFHTGYYHGLKQARNNQENRKNC; encoded by the exons atgatacaagaccagcaaaatgatcaatat gatacagacacagccaatgataatgtttgggacgatagtgcattaatagaagcatatgataaagcaataaatttagcaaaagaagaagttatcaagcgaatgggaatggatgttggaaattctcaaccgaaagaaaacctacaaaatcttaagcagcctaaacacgcaagtaaattacacaag aaatggatcataggagcaccttgtcgtgcaatatactcagaggatggagaaatttatgaagctataatatcaaaaatttacgaaaacaatggcacgtgtgttgtaaaatttgtag gctatggtaatacagagaaagtcgagttgagttctcttttagaatcagaaggtttgcaaagtcaaatagcacaacaaaagaaagctttggaagagaaattcaatgaagagaacgacgagacttgtgagactaatttttctacaaatgtaaattcgaaaaaatataatgtagaaaaaatggattgtgactctgaagaagcaaatgcgtataaacatcgcttcataccgggaccatctttcaattcgatgactgatataatgccacctgcacctcctttaccaccacaattaatgaccaa attaccagataatgatacagacgcactttcaagtatgttgatgtcatggtatattagtggttttcacacag gttattatcatggtttgaaacaagcaagaaacaatcaagagaacaggaagaactgttga
- the LOC117162967 gene encoding adrenodoxin-like protein 2, mitochondrial isoform X1 yields MALVNQLQKFSRSILGIASNYSKYTSNTTLPFLQATRGISTTQPLSEKQEVNITFVKASGERIKAKGKVGDTILDIVVNNEIDLDGYGACEGTLTCSTCHLIFSKEVYDALPDKPTDEELDMLD; encoded by the exons ATGGCGTTAGTaaatcaattacaaaaattttcgagatcaattctcggtattgcatcaaattattcaaaatatacaagCAACACAACGTTGCCCTTTTTGCAGGCAACAAGAGGAATATCGACCACGCAACCACTTTCAGAAAAACAAGA agtAAATATAACGTTTGTTAAAGCAAGTGGAGAGAGAATCAAAGCAAAAGGGAAAGTTGGAGATACTATATTAGACATAgtagtaaataatgaaattgatttagatggatatg gtgcttgtgaaggaacattaacttgtagtacgtgccatttaatattttcgaaagaagtTTATGATGCACTTCCTGACAAACCAACAGATGAAGAATTAGACATGTTGGATTGA
- the LOC117162967 gene encoding adrenodoxin-like protein 2, mitochondrial isoform X2 translates to MALVNQLQKFSRSILGIASNYSKYTSNTTLPFLQATRGISTTQPLSEKQEVNITFVKASGERIKAKGKVGDTILDIVVNNEIDLDGYGHG, encoded by the exons ATGGCGTTAGTaaatcaattacaaaaattttcgagatcaattctcggtattgcatcaaattattcaaaatatacaagCAACACAACGTTGCCCTTTTTGCAGGCAACAAGAGGAATATCGACCACGCAACCACTTTCAGAAAAACAAGA agtAAATATAACGTTTGTTAAAGCAAGTGGAGAGAGAATCAAAGCAAAAGGGAAAGTTGGAGATACTATATTAGACATAgtagtaaataatgaaattgatttagatggatatg gtcacggctag
- the LOC117161837 gene encoding uncharacterized protein LOC117161837 isoform X2: MKTRSNKYLQKSSISRICAVGGFFISIPVFLTGMILYTFIQFHSTPAIVASVFIGLGIVFCGYAMVHNVFVWQREKTNAVKALAREQCEAAVQLQRQQQLQQHQNQPQLQQQQQLRGPLTIHHAGCPTKVGPVTNQLNTSHAMHGRAAQYQHYHQHHHHRHVSMSPPPLLLSSPAPIAATHNHQNVSGHRNVVTPPDTSADRSPPSPGNKLNRSQHLPREATGSVSPGLPAATLDLSSAATTNSPHELSTLV, from the exons ATGAAGACAAG GAGTAACAAGTACCTGCAAAAATCATCCATCAGCCGGATATGTGCTGTCGGAGGGTTTTTCATTAGCATTCCCGTCTTTCTAACTG GtatgatattgtatacattcaTCCAGTTTCATTCGACGCCGGCAATCGTTGCGTCGGTTTTCATAGGCCTTGGCATCGTGTTTTGTGGATACGCAATGGTCCATAACGTCTTTGTGTGGCAGAGG GAGAAGACGAATGCCGTGAAGGCGTTAGCGCGCGAACAGTGCGAAGCGGCGGTACAGCTGCAGCGTCAGCAGCAGCTGCAACAGCACCAGAACCAGCCCCAgctacaacagcaacaacaactacGTGGCCCGTTAACCATCCACCATGCTGGCTGCCCAACGAAAGTCGGGCCCGTGACGAACCAACTAAATACCAGCCACGCAATGCACGGCCGAGCTGCACAGTACCAACACTATCATCAGCATCATCATCATCGACACGTGTCAATGTCCCCACCGCCCTTGTTGCTCTCATCGCCAGCTCCGATCGCGGCGACGCACAATCATCAGAACGTGAGCGGACACAGAAACGTGGTTACGCCACCGGATACATCAGCAGATAGATCGCCACCGAGTCCTGGAAATAAGCTAAATAGATCGCAGCATTTGCCACGCGAAGCAACCGGCAGCGTCAGTCCTGGTCTTCCGGCTGCCACATTGGATCTAAGTAGCGCAGCAACCACCAATAGTCCGCATGAATTGTCCACGTTAGTTTAG
- the LOC117161837 gene encoding uncharacterized protein LOC117161837 isoform X3 yields MILYTFIQFHSTPAIVASVFIGLGIVFCGYAMVHNVFVWQREKTNAVKALAREQCEAAVQLQRQQQLQQHQNQPQLQQQQQLRGPLTIHHAGCPTKVGPVTNQLNTSHAMHGRAAQYQHYHQHHHHRHVSMSPPPLLLSSPAPIAATHNHQNVSGHRNVVTPPDTSADRSPPSPGNKLNRSQHLPREATGSVSPGLPAATLDLSSAATTNSPHELSTLV; encoded by the exons atgatattgtatacattcaTCCAGTTTCATTCGACGCCGGCAATCGTTGCGTCGGTTTTCATAGGCCTTGGCATCGTGTTTTGTGGATACGCAATGGTCCATAACGTCTTTGTGTGGCAGAGG GAGAAGACGAATGCCGTGAAGGCGTTAGCGCGCGAACAGTGCGAAGCGGCGGTACAGCTGCAGCGTCAGCAGCAGCTGCAACAGCACCAGAACCAGCCCCAgctacaacagcaacaacaactacGTGGCCCGTTAACCATCCACCATGCTGGCTGCCCAACGAAAGTCGGGCCCGTGACGAACCAACTAAATACCAGCCACGCAATGCACGGCCGAGCTGCACAGTACCAACACTATCATCAGCATCATCATCATCGACACGTGTCAATGTCCCCACCGCCCTTGTTGCTCTCATCGCCAGCTCCGATCGCGGCGACGCACAATCATCAGAACGTGAGCGGACACAGAAACGTGGTTACGCCACCGGATACATCAGCAGATAGATCGCCACCGAGTCCTGGAAATAAGCTAAATAGATCGCAGCATTTGCCACGCGAAGCAACCGGCAGCGTCAGTCCTGGTCTTCCGGCTGCCACATTGGATCTAAGTAGCGCAGCAACCACCAATAGTCCGCATGAATTGTCCACGTTAGTTTAG
- the LOC117161837 gene encoding uncharacterized protein LOC117161837 isoform X1: MGCDDMRRARRYSWRFEARSNKYLQKSSISRICAVGGFFISIPVFLTGMILYTFIQFHSTPAIVASVFIGLGIVFCGYAMVHNVFVWQREKTNAVKALAREQCEAAVQLQRQQQLQQHQNQPQLQQQQQLRGPLTIHHAGCPTKVGPVTNQLNTSHAMHGRAAQYQHYHQHHHHRHVSMSPPPLLLSSPAPIAATHNHQNVSGHRNVVTPPDTSADRSPPSPGNKLNRSQHLPREATGSVSPGLPAATLDLSSAATTNSPHELSTLV; the protein is encoded by the exons GAGTAACAAGTACCTGCAAAAATCATCCATCAGCCGGATATGTGCTGTCGGAGGGTTTTTCATTAGCATTCCCGTCTTTCTAACTG GtatgatattgtatacattcaTCCAGTTTCATTCGACGCCGGCAATCGTTGCGTCGGTTTTCATAGGCCTTGGCATCGTGTTTTGTGGATACGCAATGGTCCATAACGTCTTTGTGTGGCAGAGG GAGAAGACGAATGCCGTGAAGGCGTTAGCGCGCGAACAGTGCGAAGCGGCGGTACAGCTGCAGCGTCAGCAGCAGCTGCAACAGCACCAGAACCAGCCCCAgctacaacagcaacaacaactacGTGGCCCGTTAACCATCCACCATGCTGGCTGCCCAACGAAAGTCGGGCCCGTGACGAACCAACTAAATACCAGCCACGCAATGCACGGCCGAGCTGCACAGTACCAACACTATCATCAGCATCATCATCATCGACACGTGTCAATGTCCCCACCGCCCTTGTTGCTCTCATCGCCAGCTCCGATCGCGGCGACGCACAATCATCAGAACGTGAGCGGACACAGAAACGTGGTTACGCCACCGGATACATCAGCAGATAGATCGCCACCGAGTCCTGGAAATAAGCTAAATAGATCGCAGCATTTGCCACGCGAAGCAACCGGCAGCGTCAGTCCTGGTCTTCCGGCTGCCACATTGGATCTAAGTAGCGCAGCAACCACCAATAGTCCGCATGAATTGTCCACGTTAGTTTAG